In one Bryobacteraceae bacterium genomic region, the following are encoded:
- the mtnP gene encoding S-methyl-5'-thioadenosine phosphorylase — protein sequence MNAEIGIIGGSGLYSMPGFKQLEELRLETPWGAPSDAFILGELGGRRVAFLARHGRGHRISPSELNFRANIWGMKMLGVEWILSLSAVGSLKEAHKPLDFVIPDQFFDRTRGRASTFFGDGLVAHISFADPVSAELAEILHEACQQVGVNAKLGGTYLCMEGPAFSTKAESNVYRSWGMDVIGMTNLQEAKLAREAEIDYATAAMVTDYDCWHPEHDAVTVNDIIANLVKNAENATKVVQAAVAMIPAERKTKAMSALAHALITDKKAIPEATREKLGLLVSKYLG from the coding sequence TTGAACGCGGAAATCGGAATCATCGGCGGCAGCGGACTTTATTCGATGCCGGGTTTCAAACAACTCGAGGAGTTGCGGCTGGAGACGCCTTGGGGCGCGCCTTCGGACGCGTTCATTCTCGGCGAACTGGGCGGACGGCGGGTGGCGTTTCTGGCGCGGCATGGGCGGGGTCATCGGATTTCGCCTTCCGAGTTGAACTTCCGAGCGAATATCTGGGGAATGAAGATGCTCGGCGTCGAGTGGATTCTCTCGCTGAGCGCGGTGGGGTCGTTAAAGGAAGCGCACAAGCCGTTGGATTTTGTGATTCCGGATCAGTTTTTTGACCGGACGCGGGGGCGGGCGTCGACGTTTTTTGGCGATGGGCTCGTTGCGCACATTTCGTTCGCGGATCCGGTTTCGGCGGAACTGGCTGAGATCCTCCACGAGGCCTGTCAGCAGGTGGGCGTGAACGCGAAGCTGGGCGGGACGTACCTGTGCATGGAAGGGCCGGCGTTTTCGACGAAGGCGGAATCGAATGTGTACCGTTCGTGGGGCATGGACGTGATCGGGATGACGAACCTGCAGGAGGCGAAGCTTGCGCGCGAGGCGGAGATCGACTACGCGACGGCGGCGATGGTGACCGATTACGACTGCTGGCATCCGGAGCACGACGCGGTGACGGTGAACGACATCATCGCGAACCTGGTGAAGAACGCCGAGAACGCGACCAAGGTGGTGCAGGCGGCGGTGGCGATGATTCCGGCGGAACGGAAGACGAAGGCGATGTCGGCGTTGGCGCACGCGCTGATCACCGATAAGAAGGCGATTCCGGAAGCGACCCGGGAGAAGCTGGGGCTGTTGGTTTCGAAATACCTTGGATAG